In one window of Flavobacteriales bacterium DNA:
- a CDS encoding cupin domain-containing protein, whose product MYYTCVSICIPKPMNYPYPHTATNKTGEKITFLNVEKVDGIDRLNVTNELQPGAGPPMHVHYKQDESITVLEGKMTYQVLNGDPITIGPDESVTFSKGTPHKFWNSGQGLLRCNGWVSPPNNVDFFITELYKATDAGSDGRPEPFASAFLMMYYKSEYGMLELPGIVRYVIIPMTYYFGKLTGKYRRFKYAPKPI is encoded by the coding sequence ATGTACTATACTTGTGTTTCAATCTGTATCCCGAAGCCAATGAATTATCCATATCCTCATACCGCGACCAACAAGACAGGTGAGAAAATTACATTTCTCAACGTAGAGAAAGTAGACGGTATTGATCGTTTGAATGTGACCAACGAACTTCAGCCAGGCGCTGGACCTCCCATGCATGTGCATTACAAACAGGATGAATCAATTACTGTGTTGGAAGGCAAAATGACCTACCAGGTATTGAACGGTGACCCCATCACCATCGGACCTGATGAATCCGTGACCTTCAGTAAAGGAACGCCTCATAAATTTTGGAACTCAGGTCAGGGGCTGCTGCGTTGCAATGGTTGGGTCAGTCCACCAAATAACGTTGATTTCTTCATTACTGAACTTTACAAGGCCACTGATGCGGGAAGTGATGGCCGGCCAGAACCATTTGCCAGTGCCTTTCTAATGATGTATTACAAAAGCGAGTATGGCATGTTGGAGTTGCCTGGTATTGTCCGGTATGTTATAATACCTATGACCTATTATTTTGGAAAACTTACCGGGAAATACCGCAGATTCAAGTATGCACCGAAGCCTATTTAA